In Mastomys coucha isolate ucsf_1 unplaced genomic scaffold, UCSF_Mcou_1 pScaffold20, whole genome shotgun sequence, one DNA window encodes the following:
- the Ccnd2 gene encoding G1/S-specific cyclin-D2 encodes MELLCCEVDPVRRAVPDRNLLEDRVLQNLLTIEERYLPQCSYFKCVQKDIQPYMRRMVATWMLEVCEEQKCEEEVFPLAMNYLDRFLAGVPTPKTHLQLLGAVCMFLASKLKETIPLTAEKLCIYTDNSVKPQELLEWELVVLGKLKWNLAAVTPHDFIEHILRKLPQQKEKLSLIRKHAQTFIALCATDFKFAMYPPSMIATGSVGAAICGLQQDDEVNPLTCDALTELLAKITHTDVDCLKACQEQIEAVLLNSLQQFRQEQHNGSKSVEDPDQATTPTDVRDVDL; translated from the exons ATGGAGCTGCTGTGCTGCGAGGTGGATCCGGTCCGCAGGGCCGTGCCGGACCGCAACCTGCTGGAAGACCGCGTCCTGCAGAACCTGTTGACCATCGAGGAGCGCTACCTCCCGCAGTGTTCCTATTTCAAGTGCGTGCAGAAGGACATCCAGCCGTATATGCGCAGGATGGTGGCCACCTGGATGCTAGAG GTCTGTGAGGAGCAGAAGTGTGAAGAAGAGGTCTTTCCTCTGGCCATGAACTACCTGGACCGCTTCTTGGCTGGAGTCCCAACCCCTAAGACCCATCTTCAGCTCCTGGGCGCCGTGTGCATGTTCCTAGCCTCCAAGCTGAAGGAAACCATCCCGCTGACCGCGGAAAAGCTGTGCATTTACACCGACAACTCCGTGAAGCCCCAGGAGCTGCTG GAGTGGGAACTGGTGGTGCTGGGTAAGCTGAAGTGGAACCTGGCTGCAGTCACCCCTCACGACTTCATTGAGCACATCCTACGCAAGCTGCCCCAGCAAAAAGAGAAGCTGTCCCTGATCCGAAAGCATGCACAGACCTTCATCGCTCTGTGTGCCACCG ACTTCAAGTTTGCCATGTACCCGCCGTCGATGATCGCAACTGGAAGTGTGGGAGCAGCCATCTGTGGGCTTCAGCAGGATGACGAAGTGAATCCACTCACGTGTGATGCCCTGACTGAACTGCTGGCCAAGATCACCCACACTGATGTG GATTGTCTCAAAGCCTGCCAGGAGCAAATTGAGGCTGTGCTGCTAAACAGCCTGCAGCAGTTCCGTCAAGAGCAGCATAACGGATCCAAGTCTGTGGAAGATCCGGACCAAGCCACCACCCCTACGGACGTGCGGGATGTTGACCTGTGA